A region from the Halomarina litorea genome encodes:
- a CDS encoding undecaprenyl-diphosphate phosphatase, with protein MDDSLLLALVVGVLQGVFEWLPISSEGQISLYLSVVEGLPAKAATQFSLVLHAGTAVSALVYYRGEVRDVLARIPEWRPATAFERTPELTFLVVATLVSALSGAVAYTVLDELVSALTGGAFVALVGALLVGTGVLQRVATGALGTRETPTAGDALLVGVLQGLAVLPGVSRSGTTAGALLLRGHDGPSSFRLSFLLSIPAAAGAGVLVLLSEGLPALTPTATAVALATSAVVGYLTIDALMRVVERVAFWGVCIALGALALLGGLLLVLGGA; from the coding sequence ATGGACGACTCCCTCCTGCTCGCACTCGTCGTCGGCGTCCTGCAGGGCGTCTTCGAGTGGTTACCGATATCGAGCGAGGGACAGATCTCCCTCTATCTCTCCGTGGTCGAGGGCTTACCTGCGAAAGCAGCCACCCAGTTCTCGCTCGTCCTCCACGCCGGCACCGCGGTGTCCGCGCTCGTCTACTACCGCGGGGAGGTCCGCGACGTCCTCGCGCGGATCCCCGAGTGGCGGCCCGCGACGGCGTTCGAGCGGACGCCGGAACTCACCTTCCTCGTCGTCGCGACGCTCGTCTCGGCGCTGTCGGGGGCGGTCGCCTACACCGTCCTCGACGAACTCGTCTCGGCGCTGACCGGCGGGGCGTTCGTCGCCCTCGTCGGTGCACTCCTCGTCGGGACGGGCGTCCTCCAGCGCGTCGCGACGGGCGCACTGGGCACGCGGGAGACGCCCACCGCCGGGGACGCCCTCCTCGTCGGCGTCCTCCAGGGACTCGCCGTCCTCCCCGGCGTGTCGCGCTCGGGGACGACGGCGGGCGCGCTGCTCCTCCGGGGGCACGACGGCCCCTCCTCCTTCCGCCTCTCCTTCCTGCTGTCGATTCCCGCCGCCGCCGGGGCGGGCGTCCTCGTCCTCCTCTCGGAGGGGTTGCCGGCGCTCACGCCCACGGCGACCGCGGTCGCCCTCGCCACCAGCGCCGTCGTCGGCTACCTGACCATCGACGCGCTGATGCGGGTGGTCGAGCGCGTCGCCTTCTGGGGCGTCTGCATCGCCCTCGGCGCCCTCGCCCTCCTCGGCGGCCTCCTACTCGTCCTCGGCGGCGCGTGA
- a CDS encoding helix-turn-helix transcriptional regulator produces MRFRRPSTASVSPLVTLRGEETHGKEQMGDLARLFDTNASPETVYPRLHDLADGDLLEAVELVRTKVYHVTAEAAVRNRHHRSMRQHLALAAVFEAAFSHDSILLWKRRGPLA; encoded by the coding sequence GTGCGGTTTCGGCGGCCCTCGACGGCCTCGGTCTCCCCACTCGTCACCCTCCGGGGAGAGGAGACCCACGGGAAGGAACAGATGGGTGACCTCGCGCGGCTGTTCGACACGAACGCGAGTCCGGAGACGGTGTACCCGCGACTCCACGACCTGGCGGACGGAGACCTGCTGGAGGCCGTCGAACTCGTGCGGACGAAGGTGTACCACGTCACCGCGGAGGCGGCGGTCAGAAACCGGCACCACCGGTCGATGCGCCAGCACCTCGCGCTGGCGGCGGTGTTCGAGGCCGCGTTCTCCCACGACTCAATCCTTCTGTGGAAACGGCGAGGTCCCCTCGCGTAG
- the glmU gene encoding bifunctional sugar-1-phosphate nucleotidylyltransferase/acetyltransferase — MSIDTAVVLAAGEGNRLHPLTRNRPKPMLPAANRPILEYVLDALIDAGISRLCLVVGYKRDRVQDHFGPSYRNVDIEYVAQEKQLGSGHALQQAASAVEGSFVVVNGDRVIEPRMVEAVIDAHTEDGSAALAVLEHGDARRYGAVEIEGDTITALVEKPEREDYRLINAGVYAFDRSVFDALATTARENGTLPLTSAVEDLVEERRVRGVRTDGLWVDATYPWDLLTVAREVLRHGLVEEPTTGSGVWVANSATVDRTARLQTPVVIGPDCEVGAGAVVGPNVALGRNTTVGANATLEDCVLDTDTRVGPGSVLLDCVTGQDVHLGPGTVVPGGPADVQVGDAVHRGERLGAVLADRVRTGGAVTCEPGTLVGTSARLGTGVVVDGTVRADSEVVR, encoded by the coding sequence ATGTCCATCGATACGGCGGTCGTCCTCGCCGCGGGGGAGGGGAACCGACTCCATCCGCTGACGCGCAACCGGCCGAAGCCGATGCTTCCGGCCGCGAACCGCCCCATCCTCGAGTACGTCCTCGACGCCCTGATCGACGCCGGTATCTCCCGTCTCTGTCTCGTCGTCGGTTACAAGCGCGACCGGGTCCAGGACCACTTCGGCCCCTCCTACCGGAACGTCGACATCGAGTACGTCGCCCAGGAGAAACAGCTGGGGAGTGGCCACGCCCTCCAGCAGGCCGCCAGCGCCGTCGAGGGGTCGTTCGTCGTCGTCAACGGCGACCGGGTCATCGAACCGCGGATGGTCGAGGCGGTGATCGACGCCCACACCGAGGACGGCAGCGCGGCGCTCGCGGTCCTCGAACACGGCGACGCCCGACGCTACGGTGCGGTGGAGATCGAGGGCGACACTATCACGGCCCTCGTCGAGAAGCCCGAGCGCGAGGACTACCGCCTCATCAACGCGGGGGTCTACGCCTTCGACCGGTCGGTGTTCGACGCGCTGGCGACCACCGCCCGCGAGAACGGCACCCTCCCGCTGACGAGCGCCGTCGAGGACCTCGTCGAGGAGCGTCGGGTCCGGGGCGTCCGCACGGACGGCCTCTGGGTGGACGCGACCTACCCGTGGGACCTGCTCACCGTCGCCCGTGAGGTGCTTCGCCACGGGCTGGTCGAGGAGCCGACCACGGGGAGCGGCGTCTGGGTGGCCAACAGCGCCACCGTCGACCGGACGGCGCGGCTACAGACCCCGGTCGTCATCGGTCCCGACTGCGAGGTGGGCGCGGGCGCCGTCGTCGGACCGAACGTCGCCCTCGGGCGCAACACCACCGTCGGCGCGAACGCCACCCTGGAGGACTGCGTGCTCGATACGGACACCCGCGTCGGGCCGGGGAGCGTCCTGCTGGACTGCGTGACGGGACAGGACGTCCACCTCGGGCCGGGCACCGTCGTCCCCGGCGGCCCCGCCGACGTGCAGGTGGGTGACGCCGTCCACCGCGGCGAGCGCCTCGGGGCGGTGCTCGCAGACCGGGTGCGGACGGGCGGTGCGGTCACCTGCGAACCCGGCACGCTCGTCGGGACGAGCGCCCGACTCGGTACCGGCGTGGTCGTCGACGGAACCGTCCGGGCTGACTCGGAGGTGGTCCGGTAA
- the glmS gene encoding glutamine--fructose-6-phosphate transaminase (isomerizing): protein MCGIIGCVGRGDETLDTLVHGLSKLEYRGYDSAGVALANGSVEVVKRAGELENLRRALNGERDGVSGRVGIGHTRWSTHGPPTDENAHPHRDCTGRVAVVHNGIIENYQELRDELTDAGHEFESETDTEVVPHLIETELAGGADPETAFRSAIERLEGSYAIACVLADDDRVFAAREDSPLVLGIGDDAVYLASDVPAFREFTDKVVYLEDGEFAVLDGEGWSVTDSTGAPVEKAIDTVTWDPEETGKSGYDHYMLKEIHEQPRALRQCVSGRVSELSGEVDLDVDVDPTGVQFVACGTSYHAAVYGAQLFQEAGIPAQAFLGSEYATSPPPIGDDLVVGVTQSGETADTLSALREARRRGAKTLAVTNVVGSTVSRECDDTLYIRAGPEIGVAATKTFSSQVVALTLLVESLRESRRETIAALRDLPASVQTVLDTSKAEEVAEEYVDSDAYFFIGRGMHYPVALEGALKFKEISYEHAEGFAAGELKHGPLALVTENTPVFALVTGEGEQARKTIGNVKEVEARDAPVVAVTDRKSDVARYADHVLEIPESDPRTAAVLANVQLQLVAYYAAAQLGRPIDKPRNLAKSVTVE, encoded by the coding sequence ATGTGCGGCATCATCGGCTGTGTCGGTCGCGGCGACGAGACGCTCGACACCCTCGTCCACGGCCTCTCGAAACTGGAGTACCGCGGCTACGACTCGGCCGGCGTCGCCCTCGCCAACGGGAGCGTCGAGGTCGTCAAGCGCGCGGGGGAACTCGAGAACCTCCGGCGGGCGCTGAACGGCGAGCGCGACGGCGTCAGCGGACGCGTCGGCATCGGCCACACCCGGTGGTCGACGCACGGCCCGCCGACCGACGAGAACGCCCACCCGCACCGCGACTGCACGGGGCGGGTCGCCGTCGTCCACAACGGCATCATCGAGAACTACCAGGAACTGCGCGACGAACTGACCGACGCGGGCCACGAGTTCGAGAGCGAGACGGACACCGAGGTCGTCCCGCACCTCATCGAGACGGAACTCGCGGGCGGGGCCGACCCCGAGACGGCCTTCCGGTCCGCCATCGAGCGACTGGAGGGGAGCTACGCCATCGCCTGCGTCCTCGCCGACGACGACCGGGTGTTCGCCGCCCGCGAGGACTCCCCGCTCGTCCTCGGTATCGGTGACGACGCCGTCTACCTCGCCAGCGACGTCCCCGCGTTCCGGGAGTTCACCGACAAGGTCGTCTACCTCGAAGACGGCGAGTTCGCGGTCCTCGATGGCGAGGGCTGGTCCGTGACCGACTCGACGGGGGCCCCCGTCGAGAAGGCCATCGACACGGTGACGTGGGACCCCGAGGAGACCGGCAAGTCGGGCTACGACCACTACATGCTGAAGGAGATACACGAACAGCCCCGCGCCCTGCGCCAGTGTGTCAGCGGGCGGGTGAGCGAACTGAGCGGCGAGGTCGACCTCGACGTGGACGTCGACCCCACCGGCGTCCAGTTCGTCGCCTGTGGCACCTCCTACCACGCGGCGGTGTACGGCGCACAGCTGTTTCAGGAGGCCGGCATCCCGGCGCAGGCGTTCCTCGGCAGCGAGTACGCCACCTCGCCGCCGCCCATCGGCGACGACCTCGTCGTCGGCGTCACCCAGAGCGGCGAGACGGCCGACACCCTGAGTGCGCTCCGCGAGGCCCGGCGACGGGGCGCGAAGACCCTCGCCGTGACGAACGTCGTCGGGTCGACCGTCTCGCGGGAGTGCGACGACACGCTCTACATCCGCGCCGGTCCCGAAATCGGCGTCGCAGCCACCAAGACGTTCTCCTCACAGGTGGTCGCGCTGACGCTCCTCGTCGAGAGCCTGCGCGAGAGTCGCCGCGAGACCATCGCGGCGCTCCGCGACCTACCCGCGAGCGTCCAGACCGTCCTCGACACCTCGAAGGCCGAGGAGGTCGCCGAGGAGTACGTCGACTCGGACGCGTACTTCTTCATCGGGCGGGGGATGCACTACCCCGTCGCGCTGGAGGGGGCGCTGAAGTTCAAGGAGATCTCCTACGAGCACGCCGAGGGGTTCGCGGCGGGCGAACTGAAACACGGCCCGCTCGCGCTCGTCACCGAGAACACGCCCGTCTTCGCGCTCGTCACGGGCGAGGGCGAACAGGCGCGCAAGACCATCGGGAACGTCAAGGAGGTGGAGGCGCGCGACGCGCCCGTCGTGGCGGTGACCGACCGGAAGTCCGACGTGGCGCGCTACGCCGACCACGTCCTCGAGATTCCCGAGAGCGACCCCCGGACCGCGGCGGTGCTGGCAAACGTCCAGTTGCAGCTCGTGGCGTACTACGCCGCCGCCCAGCTCGGACGGCCCATCGACAAGCCGCGCAACCTCGCGAAGAGCGTCACCGTCGAGTAG
- a CDS encoding PQQ-binding-like beta-propeller repeat protein, giving the protein MPSNSTRRGFLALCGASMTAGCSVPLFDGAVSLPVPTGAGDWPSSAGDARRTHTNADADGPTGPVEPAWTADGFGGKIAVSTAENGVSRVYAFDRRNDASRLAVLDGSGEVGWAVDHRGTEAVTLVDGVAVVPGLGPTLRAFADGSVAWSVDLGGSDTLAPPVATTAGVFATTRSTDVYGVAPGDQRWHAAPPRNRVPYDAVVAATDSVVLRGCIETVRLNAPSNPSRYHTTVDAYDPATGDHLWNWGSPGFLYDLVVDGHALVAVAIPTGGREEGEPIDRTPVLFALDTENGLTMRRVRLDVPSLRSMAAGPDGLVLATTGGVHAFDASLERRWSARPDGEFLSLVRSSGTVYALRQGVDPIAASVVAFDAANGEERFTHDIDRRYGAVRAVVDDMLYIEGEDRGGADNRKLVALRDV; this is encoded by the coding sequence ATGCCCTCCAACAGCACCCGCCGTGGGTTCCTCGCGCTCTGCGGTGCCAGCATGACCGCCGGCTGTTCCGTGCCGCTGTTCGACGGCGCCGTGTCGCTCCCGGTCCCGACCGGTGCGGGCGACTGGCCGTCGAGTGCCGGAGACGCCCGCCGGACCCACACCAACGCCGACGCCGACGGCCCGACCGGTCCCGTCGAGCCTGCGTGGACCGCCGACGGGTTCGGTGGGAAGATCGCCGTCAGCACGGCGGAGAACGGGGTCAGTCGGGTGTACGCGTTCGACCGGCGCAACGACGCCAGCCGACTGGCCGTCCTCGACGGGTCGGGCGAGGTCGGGTGGGCCGTCGACCATCGGGGGACCGAGGCCGTCACGCTCGTCGACGGTGTCGCCGTCGTTCCCGGACTCGGCCCGACGCTTCGGGCGTTCGCCGACGGGTCGGTCGCGTGGTCCGTTGACCTCGGTGGTTCGGACACCCTCGCGCCGCCGGTCGCCACGACCGCCGGCGTCTTCGCGACGACCCGGTCGACGGACGTCTACGGAGTCGCCCCGGGAGACCAGCGCTGGCACGCCGCGCCGCCGCGAAACCGCGTCCCGTACGACGCCGTCGTCGCGGCGACCGACTCGGTCGTCCTCCGTGGTTGTATCGAGACAGTCCGCCTGAACGCTCCCAGCAACCCGAGTCGGTACCACACGACCGTCGACGCCTACGACCCGGCGACGGGCGACCACCTGTGGAACTGGGGGTCACCGGGATTCCTCTACGACCTCGTCGTCGACGGCCACGCGCTCGTCGCCGTCGCCATCCCGACCGGGGGCCGGGAGGAGGGAGAACCCATCGACCGGACGCCCGTCCTGTTTGCACTCGACACCGAGAACGGACTGACGATGCGGCGGGTCCGACTCGACGTGCCGTCACTCAGGTCGATGGCGGCGGGGCCGGACGGCCTCGTCCTCGCGACGACCGGCGGCGTCCACGCCTTCGACGCCTCCCTCGAGCGACGGTGGAGCGCCCGTCCCGACGGCGAGTTCCTCTCGCTGGTCCGTTCGTCGGGGACGGTGTACGCCCTCCGACAGGGCGTCGACCCCATCGCCGCCTCCGTCGTCGCGTTCGACGCCGCGAACGGCGAGGAGCGGTTCACCCACGACATCGACCGACGCTACGGCGCGGTCCGAGCAGTCGTCGACGACATGCTCTACATCGAGGGCGAGGACCGCGGTGGCGCGGACAACCGGAAACTGGTCGCGCTCCGGGACGTCTAG
- a CDS encoding sodium-dependent transporter, producing the protein MSDSQARTAREEWGSRFGFLMAMLGAMVGAGNIWRMPFTTGENGGGAFLLAYILLLYVIAVPGLMAETMIGRYTNNGVIGTFKQVFGSRRAQGLGLVVLLVNVALMSYYAPIIGWALYYAGHSLLFTFTQPGFQPQPFWDSFITNPALVIGMHTLTMASLAGVLVFGIRRGIERVVKWMIPLLVVALVAVAVRGVTLPGGMEGVAFVFTPDWEFLTRGSTWVAALSQALFSTGLGWGIALTYGSYLGRYDDVPLGGGLFTAIGNTSIGILAVFATFPVVFAFGLEPSAGSNLLFISLAEVFPELIAGGLWAVVFFVSFFFATFTSGLGITEVGITTVTEETRLSRTGSVLAVCGVIWLLGLPSAYSSAFLGQMDFMFGSFGLPLATLSIIALVAWKFGPERARVIDLNRNAGIYVGSWWNPVVKYAIPVVMVFIIGYGVVTSIGTENQTLMLTGVALMVALVAVSVAVMSVVGKDAESTPDATDAAARGGD; encoded by the coding sequence ATGTCAGACTCACAGGCACGAACCGCACGAGAGGAGTGGGGGAGTCGGTTCGGGTTCCTCATGGCGATGCTGGGGGCGATGGTCGGCGCGGGGAACATCTGGCGCATGCCGTTCACCACGGGGGAGAACGGCGGCGGCGCGTTCCTCCTCGCGTACATCCTCCTCCTGTACGTCATCGCGGTGCCCGGCCTGATGGCCGAGACGATGATTGGCCGCTACACGAACAACGGCGTCATCGGGACGTTCAAACAGGTGTTCGGGTCGCGGCGGGCACAGGGCCTCGGTCTCGTCGTCCTCCTCGTCAACGTGGCGCTGATGTCGTACTACGCGCCCATCATCGGGTGGGCGCTGTACTACGCCGGCCACTCGCTGCTCTTTACGTTCACGCAGCCGGGGTTCCAGCCCCAGCCGTTCTGGGACTCGTTTATCACCAACCCGGCGCTGGTCATCGGAATGCACACGCTCACGATGGCGAGTCTCGCGGGCGTCCTCGTCTTCGGTATCCGCCGGGGCATCGAACGCGTCGTCAAGTGGATGATTCCCCTGCTCGTGGTGGCCCTCGTCGCCGTCGCCGTCCGCGGCGTCACCCTCCCGGGCGGGATGGAGGGGGTGGCGTTCGTCTTCACGCCCGACTGGGAGTTCCTCACCCGCGGGTCCACGTGGGTGGCCGCGCTCAGTCAGGCGCTGTTCTCGACGGGACTGGGGTGGGGGATCGCGCTCACCTACGGCAGCTATCTCGGGCGGTACGACGACGTGCCACTCGGCGGTGGCCTGTTCACGGCCATCGGGAACACCAGTATCGGTATCCTCGCCGTGTTCGCCACCTTCCCCGTCGTCTTCGCGTTCGGCCTCGAACCGAGCGCCGGGTCGAACCTCCTGTTCATCTCGCTGGCGGAGGTGTTCCCCGAACTCATCGCCGGTGGCCTCTGGGCGGTCGTCTTCTTCGTCTCCTTCTTCTTCGCGACGTTCACGTCCGGTCTCGGCATCACCGAGGTAGGCATCACGACCGTCACCGAGGAGACGCGCCTCTCGCGGACCGGGTCCGTCCTCGCCGTCTGCGGCGTCATCTGGCTGCTCGGCCTGCCGAGCGCCTACTCCTCGGCGTTCCTCGGACAGATGGACTTCATGTTCGGGAGCTTCGGTCTCCCGCTGGCGACCCTGTCCATCATCGCCCTCGTCGCGTGGAAGTTCGGCCCCGAGCGCGCCCGCGTCATCGACCTGAACCGCAACGCCGGCATCTACGTCGGGTCGTGGTGGAACCCCGTCGTGAAGTACGCCATCCCGGTCGTGATGGTGTTCATCATCGGCTACGGCGTCGTCACGAGCATCGGCACGGAGAACCAGACGCTCATGCTGACGGGCGTGGCGCTCATGGTCGCCCTCGTCGCCGTCAGCGTCGCCGTGATGAGCGTCGTCGGGAAGGACGCCGAGAGCACGCCGGACGCCACCGACGCCGCCGCACGGGGGGGTGACTGA
- the mutS gene encoding DNA mismatch repair protein MutS: MEATGPPAKMAERREELTPMLSQYFALTEEYDDALVLFQVGDFYELFCDAAEAAARICEITLTKREDSTGTYPMAGVPIDNAAPYVETLLDAGYRVAIADQVQDPEEASGLVDRAVTRVVTPGTVVEDELLGAGNTYVAGLIRGSGDGDTVGEAGAGERWAVAFVDVSTGEFRVTSGDVPTIQDELDRFAPAELVTAPGCDHGFDVEGMYTPFREAAFESAAARERLGGYVPAPDAVVETDAELRAAGGLLAYAEYTQGVDSGGLEYISRIARYDPREGMGLDATALRSLEVFENREGDDDHTLLGVLDETSCALGRRELTHWLRRPLLDRERIERRLDAVEELARRSLVREEARDLLKDVYDVERLVTRVSRGRANARDLRALKSTLDVVPELRETLADCESRPLRRRREALDELADVRGLVGRAITDDPPIEVTEGGVIREGFDDQLDDLRATEREGREWVADLEARERERTGIDSLKVGYNEVHGYYIEVTNPNLDRVPDDYTRRQTLKNSERFYTPDLKAREDEILGAAERADTREYQLFTEVRDDVAREAERVQAVAAVLAELDVLCTLAGVAVERDYVRPELGSGGVHVKAGRHPVVETTEETFVPNDADLRERPFAVITGPNMSGKSTYMRQVALIQVLAQVGSFVPADRARLPLVDRVFTRVGASDDIAGGASTFMREMTELTEILHNATEDSLVLLDEVGRGTSTADGRSIAWAVSEFLHDEVGATTLFATHYHELTRIAEGRPGIQNLHFTIAREGTDVTFLHTVVEGASEASYGVEVARLAGVPTSVIERSRHLLESGLPGEAGAHPDPAADRSNGHRDDADGARTATAAGSDSEPTPTAGDSGKPTDLEVALRELNIANMTPVEALTWLHERQRGLE, encoded by the coding sequence ATGGAGGCGACGGGGCCGCCCGCGAAGATGGCGGAGCGCCGCGAGGAGCTGACGCCGATGCTGTCGCAGTACTTCGCGCTGACCGAGGAGTACGACGACGCCCTCGTGCTCTTTCAGGTCGGGGACTTCTACGAACTGTTCTGCGACGCCGCGGAGGCGGCCGCCCGCATCTGCGAGATCACACTGACGAAGCGGGAGGACTCGACGGGCACCTACCCGATGGCGGGCGTCCCCATCGACAACGCGGCCCCGTACGTCGAGACGCTCCTCGACGCCGGCTACCGCGTCGCCATCGCCGACCAGGTACAGGACCCCGAGGAGGCGTCGGGACTGGTCGACCGGGCGGTCACGCGCGTCGTCACGCCCGGCACCGTCGTCGAGGACGAACTGCTCGGGGCCGGCAACACGTACGTCGCCGGCCTTATCCGGGGGTCGGGGGACGGCGACACCGTCGGGGAGGCGGGGGCGGGCGAGCGCTGGGCGGTCGCGTTCGTGGACGTCTCGACCGGCGAGTTCCGTGTCACGAGCGGCGACGTCCCCACGATACAGGACGAACTCGACCGCTTCGCGCCCGCCGAACTCGTCACCGCCCCCGGGTGCGACCACGGCTTCGACGTTGAGGGGATGTACACCCCCTTCCGCGAGGCGGCCTTCGAGTCCGCCGCGGCGCGCGAGCGACTGGGCGGGTACGTCCCCGCGCCGGACGCCGTCGTCGAGACGGACGCCGAACTGCGGGCGGCGGGCGGCCTGCTCGCGTACGCCGAGTACACGCAGGGCGTCGACTCGGGGGGGCTGGAGTACATCTCGCGCATCGCGCGCTACGACCCCCGCGAGGGGATGGGGCTGGACGCCACCGCGCTGCGCTCGCTGGAGGTGTTCGAGAACCGCGAGGGCGACGACGACCACACCCTGCTGGGCGTCCTCGACGAGACGTCGTGTGCGCTCGGCAGGCGCGAACTCACCCACTGGCTGCGCCGCCCGCTGCTGGACCGCGAGCGCATCGAGCGCCGACTGGACGCCGTCGAGGAACTCGCCCGGCGGTCGCTGGTCCGCGAGGAGGCACGCGACCTCTTGAAGGACGTCTACGACGTCGAGCGACTCGTCACGCGCGTCTCCCGCGGGCGAGCGAACGCGCGCGACCTGCGGGCGCTGAAGTCCACGCTCGACGTGGTGCCCGAACTGCGCGAGACGCTCGCCGACTGCGAGTCGCGCCCGCTGCGCCGCCGTCGGGAGGCGCTGGACGAACTGGCCGACGTCCGCGGCCTCGTCGGGCGGGCCATCACCGACGACCCGCCAATCGAGGTGACGGAGGGCGGCGTCATCCGCGAGGGGTTCGACGACCAGTTGGACGACCTCCGGGCGACCGAACGCGAGGGCCGCGAGTGGGTGGCGGACCTCGAGGCGCGCGAGCGCGAGCGGACGGGCATCGACTCGCTGAAGGTAGGCTACAACGAGGTCCACGGCTACTACATCGAGGTGACGAACCCGAACCTCGACCGGGTGCCCGACGACTACACGCGCCGACAGACGCTGAAGAACTCCGAGCGGTTCTACACGCCGGACCTGAAGGCTCGTGAGGACGAGATTCTGGGGGCGGCCGAGCGCGCCGACACCCGCGAGTACCAGCTGTTCACCGAGGTCAGAGACGACGTCGCGCGGGAGGCCGAACGGGTACAGGCCGTCGCGGCGGTGCTCGCGGAACTCGACGTGCTCTGTACGCTCGCCGGCGTCGCGGTCGAGCGGGACTACGTCCGCCCCGAGTTGGGCAGCGGGGGAGTCCACGTCAAGGCGGGTCGCCACCCCGTCGTGGAGACCACCGAGGAGACGTTCGTGCCGAACGACGCCGACCTGCGCGAGCGACCGTTCGCCGTCATCACCGGGCCGAACATGAGCGGGAAGTCGACGTACATGCGACAGGTCGCCCTGATTCAGGTGCTCGCGCAGGTGGGGAGTTTCGTCCCCGCCGACCGGGCGCGCCTCCCCCTCGTCGATCGCGTGTTCACCCGCGTGGGTGCGAGCGACGACATCGCGGGCGGGGCCTCCACGTTCATGCGCGAGATGACCGAACTCACCGAGATCCTCCACAACGCCACCGAGGACTCCCTCGTACTCTTAGACGAGGTGGGCCGCGGGACGAGCACCGCCGACGGGCGTTCCATCGCGTGGGCCGTCTCGGAGTTCCTCCACGACGAGGTGGGCGCGACGACGCTCTTCGCCACCCACTACCACGAACTGACGCGCATCGCCGAGGGGCGACCCGGTATCCAGAACCTCCACTTCACCATCGCGCGGGAGGGGACGGACGTGACCTTCCTCCACACGGTCGTCGAGGGGGCGAGCGAGGCGTCCTACGGCGTCGAGGTGGCGCGACTCGCGGGCGTCCCCACGTCGGTCATCGAGCGCTCGCGTCACCTGCTGGAGTCGGGACTGCCCGGCGAGGCGGGGGCGCACCCCGACCCGGCGGCCGACCGGTCGAACGGTCACCGCGACGACGCGGACGGAGCGCGCACGGCGACGGCGGCGGGGTCGGACTCGGAGCCGACGCCCACGGCGGGCGACAGCGGGAAGCCCACCGACCTCGAAGTCGCCCTGCGCGAGTTGAACATCGCGAACATGACGCCCGTGGAGGCGCTGACGTGGCTCCACGAGAGACAGCGGGGACTCGAGTAG